The following proteins are co-located in the Elusimicrobiota bacterium genome:
- a CDS encoding tetratricopeptide repeat protein — protein MSKILKLFRRILICLIPLQIIFPTRLLVGATQKKVISVAMFENVAGNKEYDWLGTGFAETITTKLVNIESLIVVERVYLLEILKEQKLQLSGLTDDKTAVKVGKLLAAQYIVVGSFQEIAGNLKIVARVVSVETAQVESSVTVEGEFNALFELQQQLALELARLIETPVSDAAKLAIIKPPAKNLPAYEWFAKGKMYHYEKFLLDEAVRCYKKAIKIDRDYADAYLELGNVLQTKTFYTKALESYKNALLLYEIKNDKRNLWRVFQNIGVVYYYSGDYQKALEYYNNALEIGEQLGNQPGIANTHNNIGLIYYNLGNYKKALECYNKALEINKKYENKKAIAETYINISAVYDSLGDYDNAFEYCNKAFEISEKLADRHGIAAAYNLFGNIYFSQQDNNKSLEYFKKALELNEELGLKLKIVDSYINIGVVYYSIKKFDNALEYFEKAFQLAMQLNNKLNIARVYNNIGLVYFARYNYDKALKYYNKSLDVKLQLGDMAGAGVVMYNISLIYEYKNDYNTAVKYMEKAVGAFEKINYYMLEKSTNELGRLRRLTF, from the coding sequence ATGTCAAAAATTCTAAAATTATTCCGTAGAATCCTGATATGTCTTATACCGCTCCAGATTATATTTCCTACCAGACTACTGGTGGGTGCTACACAGAAGAAAGTTATATCTGTGGCTATGTTTGAAAATGTTGCCGGGAATAAAGAATATGACTGGCTTGGAACTGGCTTTGCTGAAACGATAACAACAAAACTTGTCAATATTGAGTCACTGATTGTAGTGGAAAGAGTTTATCTTTTAGAAATTCTTAAAGAACAGAAACTACAGTTATCAGGGCTTACAGACGACAAAACAGCGGTTAAAGTTGGTAAATTGCTCGCAGCACAATACATAGTTGTTGGTAGTTTTCAGGAAATAGCTGGGAATCTTAAAATAGTTGCTCGTGTTGTAAGCGTTGAAACAGCGCAGGTAGAAAGTTCTGTAACGGTTGAAGGCGAATTTAATGCTCTGTTTGAGCTCCAGCAACAACTCGCACTTGAACTTGCCAGACTTATTGAGACACCGGTATCTGATGCTGCAAAACTGGCGATAATAAAACCGCCTGCAAAAAACCTGCCTGCATATGAGTGGTTTGCCAAAGGAAAGATGTATCATTATGAAAAATTCCTGCTGGATGAAGCAGTAAGGTGTTATAAGAAAGCAATAAAAATAGATCGGGATTATGCAGATGCTTACCTTGAATTGGGTAATGTTCTGCAAACTAAAACTTTCTATACCAAAGCACTTGAATCATATAAAAACGCACTATTACTTTATGAAATAAAAAACGATAAACGGAATCTCTGGCGAGTATTCCAAAATATCGGTGTTGTTTATTATTATTCTGGAGATTACCAAAAAGCACTTGAGTATTATAATAACGCGCTTGAAATAGGAGAGCAACTTGGGAATCAGCCCGGGATTGCTAATACCCACAATAATATCGGGCTTATTTATTACAATCTCGGCAACTATAAAAAAGCACTTGAATGTTATAATAAGGCACTTGAAATAAATAAAAAATATGAAAACAAAAAAGCTATTGCTGAAACCTATATTAACATCAGCGCTGTTTATGATTCACTGGGTGATTATGATAATGCGTTTGAGTATTGCAATAAAGCATTTGAAATAAGTGAAAAACTCGCTGACCGTCATGGGATTGCTGCTGCATATAATTTATTCGGCAATATTTATTTCTCACAGCAGGATAATAATAAATCACTTGAATACTTTAAAAAAGCACTTGAACTGAATGAAGAACTCGGACTTAAACTGAAAATTGTTGATAGTTATATCAATATAGGTGTTGTGTATTACTCAATTAAAAAATTTGATAACGCACTTGAATATTTTGAAAAAGCGTTTCAACTTGCAATGCAGCTTAATAATAAACTGAATATCGCCAGAGTATATAATAATATCGGACTTGTTTATTTTGCGCGTTACAACTATGATAAAGCACTCAAATACTATAATAAATCGCTTGATGTAAAACTACAACTCGGCGATATGGCAGGTGCAGGAGTTGTAATGTATAATATCTCATTGATTTATGAATACAAAAACGACTACAATACTGCAGTTAAGTATATGGAAAAGGCAGTCGGAGCCTTTGAAAAAATAAATTACTATATGCTTGAAAAATCTACCAATGAGTTAGGTCGCCTGCGGCGACTGACATTTTAA